The Lusitaniella coriacea LEGE 07157 genome contains the following window.
CTGTTAGAGCGCGAAGTGAAGTTAAACGACCTCTTTACTTGTAGCAAATTTTTCGTCAGGATGCCTAAGTAAGCTGTTGTGTATTTAAATTGTGACTTAGGGTGACGCGGAGAAACGGGGAAATGGAGACACGGTGAGAGATTGACGGCTTTGATACAGAGCGCTCGATACCCAATGTGAATGTGTTTTAGCTTAACAAGAGTTCGACAAAAATGGGCTAATTTCTCTGGGTGGATTGCGCCTCCCGCACCCAATTTTGTACCTCGTTCACCGACGGACACAAGTCTCTTCGTTGCAGCGTTGCAACCTGCATCTTTAAAATTTGACGATGGAGGCGATGCGCTGGGGTTTGGGAGAGTTGGGAGACAGATGCAACCCCGGAGTGGAGCAAAATACCGCAGTACTCGCAGCCAACGCTGGGAAGGCGCGATAAATCGGCTAGAGCAACCCATTTATTCAGATGTTGGGAGTGCAGTTGCAATTGACCCGCTAAATCATCTTTCATCTCAGGGGTGCGAGTGTGCGAGAGCAACTGATGGGTAGTCGTTATTCCACAGGCACTGAGTTGCGTTAATTCTTGTTCTTTTAATCCCGGCAATTGTTCGATTGCCCAATTACAAGCTTGCATAATCTTTGACGATGAGTGGTTTTTGGACGGAATTGGCGCGCGCTTTACCAAAGGCAATTTCATTCAATTTCGATTCCGTCTTCTTCAACCGAGTCAGAGAGTTTGGCAGCGAGGGTTTCTATCTTTAAAACCAGGGTTAGGCGACTCGGTATGAATACCCTCAGCATACGCCAAAACTACAAAATTTCAGGTAAAGTCAGGAATTTGTCGCCGGGACAAGTTTGTTAAAGAGAGTTATGGCAATAATCAACAACCGCACGAGCAATCGTTTCTGTTCCATCCCCAGGGAGGGACGCAGTTTTACGAGGAGGTTGAAGGGGTTGGCGCAAGAAGTCCCAATTTCCTTGAGAGAACTCCTCTGGCGCGAGGACAAGATGTTCGGTATAGTTCTGCATTCCTTCAATGAGTAATGGCGACTCGGCAAACCCTTCTCGACGTAGGGAAATAAGGGGAATTTTGAGGCGCAATGCTTCGGCAAAAGTACTGTAACCCGGTTTTGAAAGGACGCGATCGCAGAAGGGCATAAAATCAACCGGACGATGGTCGTTCTTCATGACCTTAATCAGATTGGGTAAATCCGGTGCCTTTCTATCGAAGGTAATAAATTGCCAATCGGGAAAATTCTGAAGATTATGATAAGGGATTTGCTGAAGACCCAAACCGCCGAAAGTCAGCAAAATCGTTCGTTCTGGAGAAGCTTTGAGATTAAACGTTTTCTGGAGTTCTTCGCGAGAAAACCGAGGCGTTCCTCCGGTTAAACCCACATCGGCAATTTTTGGAAAAGCACTCATTGGTTCGTGGAGAGGGAGGCGAAAAAGGAGGTCGCTTTGACCGTAACACTCGCCAATCCAGTCGGCAATTTCACCAAATTCTTCTCCCCAATCTCGATAAATAAAATCCCACCCAAAATTACTCATCATCCAACTGGGAATCCCCGCCAATCGCGCAATGGGTGCGGCGAGGAAGGGAATATCCGCTAACACGAGTTTGACTTTATTGGTGCGAATGTAGTTGACTTCTGAGGCGATAATCGTATTTTGCTGTTGGCGAATCTCCTGAAGTTTCGCCAAGGTTGCTGCTTTATCCATGTTAATGCTATCCGCTTGAATCACTCCCACATCAAAGGCACGAGGACGTTGAATAAAATCGCCGGGGATGTAGGATTCGAGCAGCCAACGGGGAGCAGTGGTAACGAGGATAATTAAAATATCTGGGTCGAGTTGTTGAATTTTTGCCACCACTGAAGCAGCACGAACGGCATGACCAAAACCGTGAGAAGTAACAGCAAAATAGATGGCGGGTCGAGACATAGTTGCGATAAAAAATAGCTATATAATAATGTAGATTAACGAGGTAGCAAGCTCGAACTGAGCGTGTCTCTGGTGAGTTGTATGTTGAATTTCCGCGATCGCGTATTTTTTTAGTCTATTTGCTCGACTATTTTGACCTGTTTTTATTCCTATTCCCTGGGAGGGTTATGTATTGCCGAAAATATATCTCCATCATGGTTACACACAATCATACTCTTCATATCCAGCGATGAGATAGTTACGTCTACTCCTGTTCCCTCGTCTGGCTTAATATATTCCAGGATAAACTTCATACATTCATCTTTTTTAGTTCTCAACAGCTTGTTTTTGAAATTGTGTACGGGATGCTCGTAAAATATGTAAAATTCA
Protein-coding sequences here:
- a CDS encoding DUF4332 domain-containing protein, whose translation is MQACNWAIEQLPGLKEQELTQLSACGITTTHQLLSHTRTPEMKDDLAGQLQLHSQHLNKWVALADLSRLPSVGCEYCGILLHSGVASVSQLSQTPAHRLHRQILKMQVATLQRRDLCPSVNEVQNWVREAQSTQRN
- a CDS encoding glycosyl transferase, whose translation is MSRPAIYFAVTSHGFGHAVRAASVVAKIQQLDPDILIILVTTAPRWLLESYIPGDFIQRPRAFDVGVIQADSINMDKAATLAKLQEIRQQQNTIIASEVNYIRTNKVKLVLADIPFLAAPIARLAGIPSWMMSNFGWDFIYRDWGEEFGEIADWIGECYGQSDLLFRLPLHEPMSAFPKIADVGLTGGTPRFSREELQKTFNLKASPERTILLTFGGLGLQQIPYHNLQNFPDWQFITFDRKAPDLPNLIKVMKNDHRPVDFMPFCDRVLSKPGYSTFAEALRLKIPLISLRREGFAESPLLIEGMQNYTEHLVLAPEEFSQGNWDFLRQPLQPPRKTASLPGDGTETIARAVVDYCHNSL